From the genome of Thermoflexus hugenholtzii, one region includes:
- a CDS encoding matrixin family metalloprotease, with product MRNQAHPNWRWGPMLVEVEGERVRVLAGLAMRMRLLQILGPARALRVAQAVTCGAQIASPSRMQPLLLSFLILLTMLLFFHNAFAYSVCCKWSTNYATYRYGYLPMAFWDPTDRGASAWSSVPTTSWRYIKYSGSPNSIEWGGWDGPGNVLAVTVLSGYGYTIQSFWIRYDKNENWYTGTGTPASNQYDAWSVITHEFGHALGLRDTQSIYCPGNATDATMCGQIFRGTTWFRSLEADDQNGALYLYPR from the coding sequence ATGCGGAACCAGGCTCATCCCAACTGGCGGTGGGGGCCGATGCTCGTTGAGGTCGAGGGGGAGCGGGTGCGGGTCTTGGCGGGGCTGGCGATGCGGATGCGATTGCTCCAGATCCTGGGCCCGGCGCGGGCCCTGCGGGTGGCCCAGGCGGTGACCTGTGGCGCTCAGATAGCGAGCCCGTCACGTATGCAACCTCTCCTTCTTAGCTTTCTGATCCTCCTCACTATGTTGCTCTTTTTCCATAACGCATTCGCATATTCGGTGTGTTGCAAGTGGTCCACGAATTACGCCACGTATCGCTATGGCTACCTTCCAATGGCCTTCTGGGATCCCACTGATCGTGGCGCATCGGCTTGGAGCAGCGTCCCCACCACGAGCTGGCGCTATATCAAATATAGCGGATCACCCAATTCCATCGAGTGGGGAGGGTGGGATGGGCCAGGAAATGTTCTCGCAGTCACAGTCCTCTCGGGATACGGATACACGATCCAATCGTTCTGGATTCGATATGATAAAAATGAAAACTGGTATACAGGAACGGGAACTCCTGCAAGCAACCAATATGATGCCTGGTCAGTGATCACCCATGAGTTCGGTCACGCACTGGGCTTGCGTGATACCCAGTCCATTTACTGCCCTGGAAATGCCACGGATGCCACAATGTGTGGTCAAATCTTTCGAGGAACTACATGGTTTCGAAGTTTAGAGGCCGATGACCAAAATGGAGCTTTGTATTTGTATCCGCGGTAA
- the priA gene encoding primosomal protein N' produces MSLEIAVLAAGAAYAGGVFLYEEPEGLNGRLRPGHLVLVPFGRGERPEPGVVWRRLAGKPSEGRGPDEEERGARSRRRVIRLLDEEPVLDPMRLEWAAWLSRTYLAPLSECLRLMIPSGLIPRREPVYERCAPEGTRGGLERAVAVSFAEQVLLAALAEGPLAHSEVHAVLRDFPLAERQRALRRLLERGWIRRSWRIREGRPPTLRMIRLKEEGILQALREGGIRLGRREEIVARRQRLLERLQEAGRPLPADWLQAETGCTPADLLQLTRWGIIEPVERPIWEAADPYPVPEEPPPLTPDQALVWRAIERALKAGRFHAFLLHGITGSGKTELYLQAVAETLGRGKGALILVPELALTPQTARRFEARFPGQVAVWTGGMSPAQERAIWERIRRRQARVVVGTRSALFVPVPDLGLIVIDEAHDPSYKQDLRPEIPYRIPAYHAVDAAMALARALEAVVILGTATPSIELRYQAEHGLLEELRLPRRFLGYRPRLAAQARHFGASLEGFVETEAEALTSGLPPVEVVDMRQELKAGNTGIFSRALERALDQVLRRGQQAILFLNRRGAAPFVFCRDCGHLMRCSRCDLPLAEHLHPTRWVCHHCGAVEPPVARCPRCGSRRLKGMGIGTQAVEEAVRRRWPAARILRWDLDTAPTRAAHALIWQRFADGEADVLIGTQVLTKGLDLPLVTLVGVILADVGLGLPDFRAAERTFQLLIQVAGRAGRGLFGGRVILQTYRPDHPAIAAAARYDLDGFYRGEVAFRKAHGYPPFARLVRLLYWHAEAERAREAAERLGEALRHHLMTKGAPPSAMIGPAPCYFSRLRGLYRWHILLRGPDPVAWLRDFPLPPEWRVDVDPLEVL; encoded by the coding sequence ATGAGCCTGGAGATCGCGGTGCTGGCCGCCGGCGCCGCCTACGCCGGCGGCGTTTTCCTGTATGAGGAGCCGGAGGGCCTGAACGGCCGCCTCCGGCCCGGGCATCTGGTGCTGGTCCCTTTCGGTCGGGGCGAGCGGCCGGAGCCCGGTGTGGTGTGGCGCCGCCTTGCGGGGAAGCCCTCGGAAGGGCGCGGGCCGGATGAGGAGGAGCGAGGCGCCCGCTCCCGCCGGCGGGTGATCCGTTTGCTTGACGAGGAGCCGGTCCTGGATCCCATGCGCCTGGAGTGGGCGGCATGGCTCAGCCGGACCTACCTGGCCCCGCTGAGCGAATGCCTGCGCCTGATGATCCCCTCCGGCCTGATCCCCCGCCGGGAGCCCGTCTACGAGCGGTGCGCCCCGGAGGGCACCCGCGGGGGGCTGGAGCGCGCGGTGGCCGTCTCCTTCGCCGAGCAGGTCCTGCTGGCCGCCCTGGCGGAAGGCCCCCTCGCCCACAGCGAGGTCCACGCCGTCCTCCGGGATTTCCCCCTGGCCGAGCGACAGCGGGCGCTGCGCCGGCTGCTGGAGCGAGGCTGGATCCGGCGGAGCTGGCGGATCCGAGAGGGCCGCCCCCCCACCCTTCGTATGATCCGGTTGAAGGAGGAGGGGATCCTGCAAGCGCTGCGGGAAGGAGGGATCCGGCTGGGGCGGCGGGAGGAGATCGTCGCGCGGCGCCAACGCCTGCTGGAGCGGCTGCAGGAGGCGGGCCGTCCGCTCCCGGCGGACTGGCTGCAAGCGGAAACCGGCTGCACGCCCGCGGACCTGCTCCAGCTGACCCGCTGGGGGATCATCGAGCCGGTGGAGCGGCCGATCTGGGAGGCCGCGGATCCCTATCCGGTGCCGGAGGAGCCGCCGCCCCTCACCCCGGATCAGGCCCTGGTCTGGCGGGCCATCGAGCGGGCGTTGAAGGCCGGCCGCTTCCACGCCTTCCTGCTCCACGGGATCACCGGCAGCGGCAAGACCGAGCTCTACCTCCAGGCCGTGGCGGAAACCCTCGGGCGGGGGAAGGGCGCCCTCATTCTGGTGCCGGAGCTGGCCCTCACGCCCCAAACCGCCCGTCGCTTCGAGGCGCGGTTTCCCGGTCAGGTGGCGGTATGGACCGGCGGGATGAGCCCGGCCCAGGAGCGGGCCATATGGGAGCGGATCCGACGCCGTCAGGCCCGCGTGGTGGTCGGGACCCGTTCCGCCCTCTTCGTGCCGGTGCCGGATTTGGGGCTGATCGTCATCGACGAAGCCCACGATCCGAGCTACAAGCAGGACCTGCGGCCCGAGATCCCTTACCGGATCCCGGCCTATCATGCAGTAGACGCGGCGATGGCCCTGGCCCGCGCCCTGGAGGCGGTGGTGATCCTGGGCACAGCCACCCCCAGCATCGAGCTGCGATATCAGGCCGAGCACGGCCTCCTGGAGGAGCTGCGTCTCCCCCGCCGCTTCCTGGGCTATCGCCCGCGCCTGGCCGCCCAGGCCCGCCATTTCGGGGCCTCTCTGGAAGGCTTCGTTGAGACGGAGGCGGAGGCCCTGACCAGCGGCCTGCCGCCCGTTGAAGTGGTGGACATGCGCCAGGAACTGAAAGCGGGCAACACCGGGATCTTCAGCCGGGCCCTGGAGCGGGCGCTGGATCAGGTGTTGCGCCGGGGGCAGCAGGCCATCCTGTTCCTGAACCGCCGGGGGGCTGCGCCCTTCGTGTTCTGCCGGGATTGCGGGCACCTGATGCGGTGTTCCCGATGCGACCTCCCGCTGGCCGAACACCTCCATCCGACCCGATGGGTGTGCCACCACTGCGGGGCCGTGGAGCCGCCCGTGGCGCGCTGCCCGCGTTGCGGCTCCCGGCGGTTGAAGGGCATGGGGATCGGCACCCAGGCGGTGGAGGAAGCGGTGCGGCGGCGCTGGCCAGCCGCCCGCATCCTCCGCTGGGATCTGGACACAGCCCCCACTCGCGCTGCGCACGCCCTGATCTGGCAGCGCTTCGCCGACGGCGAGGCGGACGTCCTGATCGGCACCCAGGTCCTCACCAAAGGACTGGATCTCCCCCTGGTGACCCTGGTCGGGGTGATCCTCGCCGATGTGGGGTTGGGGCTGCCCGATTTCCGGGCTGCGGAGCGGACCTTCCAGCTGCTGATCCAGGTGGCGGGCCGGGCGGGGCGGGGGCTCTTCGGCGGGCGGGTGATCCTCCAGACGTATCGGCCCGATCACCCGGCCATCGCCGCGGCCGCCCGCTACGATCTCGATGGCTTCTACCGGGGCGAGGTGGCTTTCCGAAAAGCTCACGGGTATCCGCCCTTCGCCCGTCTGGTCCGGCTGCTTTACTGGCACGCGGAGGCCGAGCGGGCCCGCGAGGCCGCCGAGCGGCTGGGGGAGGCGCTGCGGCATCATCTGATGACCAAAGGGGCGCCACCATCGGCCATGATCGGCCCGGCTCCGTGCTACTTCAGCCGCCTGCGAGGCCTTTACCGCTGGCATATCCTCCTGCGCGGGCCGGACCCGGTGGCCTGGCTGCGGGATTTCCCGTTGCCGCCGGAGTGGCGGGTCGATGTGGATCCCCTGGAGGTCCTGTAA
- the lipB gene encoding lipoyl(octanoyl) transferase LipB, producing MERGWWSVLGTVSYEVAWALQRALAEARAARAIPDTLLLLEHPHVFTLGRSARPEHVLWDEAERARRGVALVVTDRGGDVTYHGPGQVVGYLILDLHARGLDKVAFVRRIEQMLIETLARFGIAAGTLPGAPGVWVQPDAMSRCAWCPPALRRAPAKIAAIGARVDARGITTHGFALNVCPDLTYFTGIIPCGIADKGVVSMAMFLGEPEDEAARSRLMASVQEELARRFGEVFALEPERVDPARLWSLADLSAEPPRNAKFISASMS from the coding sequence ATGGAACGCGGATGGTGGTCGGTCCTCGGAACCGTTTCGTATGAGGTGGCGTGGGCGCTGCAGCGGGCCCTGGCGGAGGCCCGGGCCGCCCGGGCGATCCCGGACACCCTGCTTTTGCTGGAGCATCCCCACGTGTTCACCCTGGGGCGCTCCGCCCGGCCCGAGCACGTCCTGTGGGACGAGGCCGAGCGCGCCCGTCGGGGCGTCGCCCTGGTCGTCACCGATCGAGGAGGGGATGTCACCTACCACGGCCCCGGCCAGGTGGTGGGCTACCTGATCCTGGACCTCCACGCCCGGGGCCTGGACAAAGTGGCCTTCGTCCGGCGGATTGAGCAGATGCTGATCGAGACCCTGGCCCGCTTCGGGATCGCCGCCGGGACCCTCCCGGGGGCGCCCGGGGTGTGGGTGCAGCCGGACGCCATGAGCCGGTGCGCCTGGTGTCCGCCCGCCCTGCGACGGGCTCCGGCCAAGATCGCCGCCATCGGGGCCCGGGTGGACGCCCGGGGCATCACCACTCATGGCTTCGCCCTGAACGTGTGCCCGGACCTCACGTATTTCACGGGGATCATCCCCTGCGGGATCGCGGACAAAGGGGTGGTCTCCATGGCCATGTTCCTGGGAGAGCCGGAAGATGAGGCGGCCCGATCCCGGCTGATGGCTTCGGTCCAGGAGGAGCTCGCCCGGCGGTTCGGAGAGGTCTTCGCCCTCGAACCGGAGCGTGTGGACCCGGCCCGGCTCTGGTCCCTCGCCGATCTATCCGCAGAACCACCTCGCAACGCGAAATTCATTTCGGCATCCATGTCGTAG
- the mfd gene encoding transcription-repair coupling factor — MALLSGLLSLLEDEPALQEARRALAAGHSAGISLPRAAWPFWIAALLQEAPRPTLIVAGTAERAQRMAQDLALYLGPERTHLLPEPPVLPYERAPWPPEIRAERLTALAALAGLNGDPAPVGVASARALRLRTLPPRLFHRLRRIIRTGQELPLEGFVRYLLEAGYEPVTMVTHPGQFARRGGILDLFPSTAPEPVRIEWEADRILSMRAFDPSTQRTLRPVEQVRIFPAREALPGYGPAAAARLATWEPAAEAATEREALERERQALAQGAPFPTLEFYLPYFYGDATTPLAYLPEDGWVILLDETEIREAWEEVDEEARALRARGESAGFLPPDYPDPLVDRVQWESALRRRPALRITALPEEGGSPALPFEAPPRFGGQIQRMIEDFARRLQLREAVVIVSRQAGRLAAVWADHAPGLREATQAVSSLETPPLPQRIYFLSGALSSGFLFRSKDSRRLALLTDAELFGVLRPLPWRRRARRGPPPEWIRELREGDYVVHEDFGIGIFEGLVRLNLDGVEREYLVVRYAGNDRLYVPVDQADRVSRYVGPTDQPPEIHPLGGGEWAQARARARQAAAEVARELLELYARREVARGHAFSPDTPWQRELEASFPFVETEDQLRAIEEVKADMERPRPMDRLLCGDAGFGKTEVALRAAFKAVMDGKQVALLAPTTILAHQHYETFRARLAPFPVVVEVLTRLRSPREQAEILRRLREGEIDIVIGTHRLLQPDVVFRDLGLVIIDEEQRFGVMHKEHFKRLRAEVDVLTLTATPIPRTLYLALSGLRDISLIQTPPEERLPVQVYVGPYDDRLVRSAIMRELDRGGQVFVVYNRVHGLEAWKERLQALVPGARFGMAHGQMPPRQLEKTMMAFTRGEIDVLVATDIISSGLDIPNANTMIVIRADLFGLAQLYQLRGRVGRSVLQGYAYFLYDPKVPLTAEARERLMAIYEIPGLGGGFQLAMRDLEVRGAGEILGTRQHGHIAAVGFDLYMKMLNRAIVELRAEREGEPPPPAPEGVTLNLPWPIGLPEDYIPDPALRLQLYRRMAAIQTLEGVAEMARELEDRFGPLPEEARNLLQQLRFKILAARAGIERIHVEGRTLVLRPAPAGADGIARELGGWIADGALRIPRRPTWPQDLERALRRWAGLPEAAGGR; from the coding sequence ATGGCGCTTTTAAGCGGTTTGCTCTCTCTGCTCGAAGACGAACCGGCCCTGCAGGAGGCCCGCCGCGCGCTGGCGGCAGGCCATTCCGCGGGGATCTCCCTCCCCCGGGCGGCGTGGCCCTTCTGGATCGCGGCGCTGCTACAGGAAGCGCCGCGGCCGACGCTGATCGTGGCCGGGACGGCGGAACGCGCCCAGCGGATGGCCCAGGACCTGGCCCTCTATCTGGGGCCGGAGCGCACCCATCTGCTACCCGAGCCGCCGGTCCTCCCCTATGAGCGCGCCCCATGGCCCCCCGAGATCCGCGCGGAGCGGCTGACGGCCCTGGCCGCCCTCGCCGGGCTGAACGGCGACCCCGCCCCGGTGGGCGTGGCCTCCGCCCGCGCCCTGCGGCTCCGGACGCTGCCGCCCCGCCTGTTCCACCGCCTGCGCCGGATCATCCGGACCGGCCAGGAGCTGCCCCTGGAGGGCTTCGTCCGCTACCTGCTGGAGGCCGGCTACGAGCCGGTCACCATGGTGACTCACCCCGGCCAGTTCGCCCGGCGCGGGGGCATCCTGGACCTCTTCCCCTCGACCGCGCCGGAGCCGGTGCGGATCGAATGGGAGGCCGATCGCATCCTCAGCATGCGCGCCTTCGATCCATCCACCCAGCGGACCCTGCGACCGGTGGAGCAGGTGCGCATCTTCCCGGCCCGGGAGGCGCTGCCCGGCTATGGGCCCGCGGCGGCCGCCCGGCTGGCGACCTGGGAGCCGGCGGCCGAGGCCGCGACGGAACGGGAAGCTCTGGAGCGGGAGCGCCAGGCCCTGGCCCAGGGCGCGCCCTTCCCGACCCTCGAGTTCTACCTCCCTTACTTCTATGGGGATGCGACCACCCCTCTCGCGTATCTGCCCGAGGATGGATGGGTGATCCTCCTGGACGAGACGGAGATCCGGGAGGCGTGGGAGGAGGTGGATGAGGAAGCCCGGGCCTTGCGGGCCCGCGGGGAGAGCGCCGGGTTCCTCCCCCCCGATTATCCGGACCCCCTGGTGGATCGCGTGCAATGGGAGAGCGCCCTGCGCCGGCGCCCCGCCCTTCGGATCACCGCCCTGCCGGAGGAAGGAGGATCTCCGGCGTTGCCCTTCGAGGCCCCGCCGCGTTTCGGCGGGCAGATCCAGCGCATGATCGAGGATTTCGCCCGGCGCCTGCAGCTCCGGGAGGCGGTGGTGATCGTGAGCCGGCAGGCGGGCCGCCTGGCGGCAGTATGGGCCGACCACGCCCCGGGCCTGCGGGAGGCCACCCAGGCCGTCTCCTCCCTGGAAACGCCCCCGCTCCCGCAGCGGATCTACTTTCTGAGCGGGGCGCTGAGCAGCGGCTTCCTCTTCCGCTCCAAAGACAGCCGCCGCCTCGCCCTGCTCACCGACGCGGAGCTCTTCGGGGTGCTCCGTCCCCTCCCCTGGCGCCGCCGCGCCCGACGGGGCCCGCCCCCCGAATGGATCCGGGAGCTGCGGGAGGGCGACTACGTGGTCCACGAGGATTTCGGGATCGGGATCTTCGAGGGCCTGGTCCGCCTCAACCTGGATGGGGTGGAGCGGGAGTATCTGGTGGTGCGCTACGCCGGCAACGACCGGCTGTATGTGCCGGTGGATCAGGCGGACCGGGTCAGCCGGTATGTGGGGCCGACGGATCAGCCGCCCGAGATCCATCCCCTGGGGGGCGGGGAGTGGGCCCAGGCGCGGGCGCGGGCACGGCAGGCGGCGGCCGAGGTGGCCCGGGAGCTGCTGGAGCTTTACGCCCGGCGGGAGGTGGCCCGGGGCCACGCCTTCTCGCCGGACACGCCCTGGCAACGGGAGCTGGAGGCCTCCTTCCCCTTCGTCGAGACGGAGGACCAGCTGCGGGCCATCGAGGAGGTCAAGGCGGACATGGAGCGGCCGCGGCCCATGGATCGCCTGCTCTGCGGGGACGCCGGCTTCGGGAAGACGGAGGTGGCCCTGCGGGCGGCCTTCAAGGCGGTGATGGACGGCAAGCAGGTGGCCCTGCTGGCGCCGACCACCATCCTGGCTCACCAGCACTATGAGACCTTCCGCGCCCGCCTGGCCCCCTTCCCGGTGGTGGTGGAGGTCCTCACCCGGCTGCGCTCCCCCCGGGAGCAGGCAGAGATCCTGCGCCGGCTCCGGGAGGGGGAGATCGACATCGTCATCGGCACCCATCGTCTGCTCCAGCCGGACGTGGTGTTCAGGGACCTGGGGTTGGTGATCATCGACGAGGAGCAGCGCTTCGGGGTGATGCATAAGGAGCATTTCAAGCGCTTGCGAGCGGAAGTGGACGTGCTCACGCTCACGGCCACGCCCATCCCCCGCACCCTCTATCTGGCCCTGAGCGGCCTGCGGGACATCAGCCTGATCCAGACGCCCCCCGAGGAGCGACTGCCCGTCCAGGTCTACGTGGGGCCTTACGACGACCGGCTGGTGCGCTCCGCCATCATGCGGGAGCTGGACCGCGGGGGACAGGTTTTCGTGGTTTACAACCGGGTGCACGGCCTGGAGGCCTGGAAGGAGCGGCTCCAGGCCCTGGTGCCGGGGGCCCGCTTCGGCATGGCTCACGGCCAGATGCCGCCCCGGCAGCTGGAGAAGACGATGATGGCCTTCACCCGGGGAGAGATCGACGTGCTGGTGGCCACGGACATCATCAGCAGCGGCCTGGACATCCCCAACGCCAACACGATGATCGTGATCCGGGCGGACCTCTTCGGCCTGGCCCAGCTCTACCAGCTGCGGGGGCGGGTGGGCCGCAGCGTGCTGCAGGGCTACGCCTACTTCCTGTATGATCCGAAGGTCCCCCTCACCGCGGAGGCTCGGGAGCGCCTGATGGCCATCTACGAGATCCCCGGGCTGGGCGGCGGGTTCCAGCTGGCCATGCGGGACCTGGAGGTGCGGGGCGCAGGGGAGATCCTGGGCACCCGTCAGCACGGCCACATCGCCGCCGTCGGCTTCGATCTCTACATGAAGATGCTGAACCGGGCCATCGTCGAGCTGCGGGCGGAGCGGGAGGGCGAGCCGCCGCCGCCGGCCCCGGAGGGCGTGACCCTCAACCTCCCCTGGCCCATCGGCCTGCCGGAGGATTACATCCCTGACCCCGCCCTGCGGCTGCAGCTCTACCGCCGCATGGCGGCGATCCAGACCCTGGAAGGCGTGGCGGAGATGGCCCGGGAGCTGGAGGATCGGTTCGGCCCGCTCCCGGAGGAGGCCCGCAACCTGCTCCAGCAGCTGCGCTTCAAGATCCTGGCCGCCCGGGCGGGGATCGAGCGGATCCACGTGGAGGGGCGAACCCTGGTCCTGCGGCCGGCCCCGGCCGGGGCCGATGGGATCGCGCGGGAGCTGGGCGGCTGGATCGCCGACGGCGCCCTCCGCATCCCCCGCCGCCCCACCTGGCCCCAGGATCTGGAACGGGCCCTCCGACGCTGGGCCGGGCTGCCCGAAGCTGCCGGAGGCCGTTGA
- a CDS encoding WD40 repeat domain-containing protein has translation MIGKGILQEIAWSPEGPRLIVGTAKGLEGLAPKTGEGVWQQPLPARLKAMALSSDGRWLAALVGRDLWLWAHRGQGIERIRVLPDAIDPALESPTLAFSPDGRQLAWTVSNAVRRIRVPEGDELGKIFAPGAGWAAFAPDGETLILAGPSEGEWRRIADGVGIRRVAWALPPGERARTFALSPDGAWLAIGIGGEVHLYSGRDGQLRRRLLIGGRGIIRRLAFSPDGQWLAAGTEGGTVAVWEGAGERLRWRHEMGEGAVVGLAFAPKDLQLAIAHAGGILEIRRLPEGTQEGRWEGYLEPVLDLAFGEDRLWIATYSQRPLNAPQWIVSLWEAIGPTARRVQRLTLPAEPLGALALSPDGRWLLAPDPGELGEGGWGIWRTMDGERVLRMPGGGTAVFSPDGEALALSDPTGGLRILRRADGQALRRLDGLSGKILPLVTFSPDGNWVAASDGREIGVWQVPDGALRQRVKPGTGKPIEALALSEAGEWLAVAEGGLDGPWIALYSVATGRLLARWAADTAAVLRLAFGPGGAWLASGGGEGTVKIWRVPDGALLQILEGHTDAILALKTSPDGRTLASGSLDGTVRLWSLR, from the coding sequence GTGATCGGCAAGGGCATCCTGCAGGAGATCGCCTGGAGCCCGGAGGGGCCCCGGCTGATTGTTGGGACTGCGAAGGGCCTGGAGGGCCTCGCGCCGAAGACCGGCGAAGGGGTGTGGCAGCAACCTCTTCCGGCCCGGCTGAAAGCCATGGCCCTCTCCTCGGATGGCCGCTGGCTGGCCGCCCTGGTGGGCCGGGACCTGTGGCTGTGGGCCCATAGGGGTCAGGGAATCGAGCGAATTCGGGTCCTCCCCGACGCCATCGATCCCGCTTTGGAATCCCCCACCCTGGCTTTCTCCCCGGATGGCCGTCAGCTGGCCTGGACCGTTTCGAACGCCGTGCGTCGGATCCGCGTCCCCGAAGGTGACGAGCTGGGGAAAATCTTTGCGCCCGGGGCCGGATGGGCCGCCTTCGCCCCCGATGGGGAGACGCTGATTCTGGCAGGTCCATCGGAGGGGGAATGGCGACGGATCGCAGACGGAGTGGGGATCCGCCGGGTGGCATGGGCCCTCCCACCGGGGGAGAGGGCCAGGACCTTCGCCCTCTCCCCGGATGGCGCGTGGCTGGCGATCGGGATCGGAGGGGAGGTGCATCTGTATTCCGGGCGCGATGGACAACTCCGCAGGAGGCTTCTCATCGGCGGCCGGGGGATTATCCGTCGTCTGGCCTTCTCGCCGGATGGGCAATGGTTGGCAGCCGGCACCGAAGGAGGGACGGTGGCCGTCTGGGAAGGAGCCGGGGAGCGCCTCCGATGGAGGCACGAGATGGGAGAGGGCGCCGTGGTGGGACTGGCCTTTGCCCCCAAGGACTTGCAGCTGGCCATTGCCCACGCCGGCGGCATCCTGGAGATCCGGCGTCTCCCGGAAGGGACGCAGGAAGGCCGCTGGGAGGGATATCTGGAGCCGGTGCTGGACCTGGCCTTCGGAGAAGATCGCCTGTGGATCGCGACCTACAGCCAGCGACCCCTCAACGCCCCTCAGTGGATCGTGTCGCTCTGGGAGGCCATCGGCCCCACGGCCCGGCGGGTGCAGCGCCTGACCCTGCCGGCGGAGCCGCTGGGAGCCCTCGCGCTTTCCCCCGATGGACGCTGGCTGCTGGCTCCCGATCCTGGTGAGCTCGGAGAGGGCGGGTGGGGGATCTGGCGGACGATGGATGGAGAGCGCGTGCTCCGGATGCCGGGAGGTGGCACGGCTGTTTTCTCCCCCGATGGTGAAGCCCTTGCTCTGAGCGATCCGACAGGTGGTCTTCGGATCCTCCGCCGCGCGGATGGGCAAGCCCTGCGCCGGCTGGATGGACTTTCCGGGAAGATCCTCCCGCTGGTGACCTTCTCGCCGGATGGCAATTGGGTGGCCGCCTCCGACGGCCGGGAAATCGGGGTATGGCAGGTCCCGGATGGCGCCCTGAGGCAGCGCGTGAAGCCGGGAACTGGAAAGCCGATCGAAGCGCTGGCCCTCTCGGAGGCGGGCGAGTGGCTGGCCGTCGCGGAGGGCGGCCTCGACGGCCCCTGGATCGCCCTGTATTCCGTGGCTACCGGACGGCTCCTCGCGCGCTGGGCGGCGGACACCGCGGCGGTGCTCCGCCTGGCCTTCGGGCCGGGAGGAGCCTGGCTGGCCTCAGGCGGTGGAGAGGGAACCGTGAAAATCTGGCGGGTGCCCGATGGGGCGCTGCTCCAGATCCTGGAAGGCCACACGGACGCCATCCTCGCCCTCAAGACCTCCCCCGATGGCCGAACGCTGGCCTCTGGATCTCTGGATGGAACCGTGCGCCTCTGGTCCCTGCGCTGA